The Buteo buteo chromosome 3, bButBut1.hap1.1, whole genome shotgun sequence genomic sequence cttgcagctgtttggttttattgtGCTGTGATTTggtattcaaaataaaacaaacttggAGTTATGAAAAAATATACAGGAAGTTTGGTGAAAAGTAATGATGAGAAAAGTACCATATAAAGTATTTTCACATGTATCTTGATTTTCATAATGCTGGCCTTCTaggagacaaaatgaaaaactaaaatgaataTTCATGCTCCAACTAGTTAGGAAAAGTATCCCCAAATTGTTGTCCTTATACATTGAAAATTCCTATATTGATAGAAGGAAGacagtaaaaattatttgcctCTTTACCTTGAACAAGctattgaaatttaaaaaaagagtgtgAAGATATGGCACTGATGTTTTAAGTTCTGGAATCTGATATCGTCAATtaaatctttctgcttttatgttTCCTGTAGGAGGGCAGCTTTGGTGTACCACGACCAAGGCCATCTCAGAGGGTGAAGAGCTGATTGCCTTTGTTGTAGATTTTGACTCAAGGCTGCAAGCTGCTAGTCAGATGACTCTCACAGAAGGGATGTATCCTGCACGCCTGCTGGACTCAATACAATTGCTCCCGCAACAAGCTGCCATGGCATCTATTTTGCCTACGGCTATTGTGAATAGTAAGTCATGAATACTATTCTCTGgcgtttttttaaaacagcagtaCTTTGAGGCATATGTGAAGACCTAATACAGTGCTAGTGAATTCAAGACCACAGATACCACATGACTTAATACCCAGAGCTCGAAGCCTGCTTTTGTTCCACCATCGTTTCAGATGAACTCACAGACataaaaggaggaagaagagccGTTTGGCGGCTGGGGTCTGCAAGAGCCTCAGCCAAAGTATCTGCCCTGCCCTCATGTGGAGGTTCTGTGATCTGCTCCCAGAGGCAATAGGATCAGAAACTTAAAAAAGCAGATAAGACAGGCCTGTTAGCTCACAAAgtccagcctctgctgctcaAGTAAGCTTGTTGCTTACAGCTGCAGCTTCTGGTAATAATTCATGATActcaatggaaagaaagaacacaTCTCTTCAGTGGCTGTTTCAAAATGCAGTGGAGATCATGCCTTATAGCAGCCCTGATTTACTGTAGTATCTCCACTCAGCGTGGCTATCCAAGAATGTTTTTAGGTCCTCTGGCCATCAATAGACCCTATCATGGACAAAATACAGCATGTAATTAAGTGCTGTCTTTAGAGAGGAGGGACATGAGTACATAAGTCAGTTCCTGAAGTGGGACAATTCAGcttgaattaatttcatttctttaactttttcttaTTACTGCTTTTTACATCCCTAGTCCCTCATCCTCCTAAGTACTTTTCTAATACGTTAGCTGTTACTGTAGTCCTCACCAGTCATCACTTAGACCTATTGCACATCCTTGGTTCTCAGCAATTCGTAAGCCTGTGCATTTAGATCCCATGTTGGAGCACTTCCCTGTGCTTCCCGTGGTTTCTAAGTATTGTAATTAGATATAGTGAActactgaacacagtatttcagGTGTGAATACACATTCAAACACATGATCTGCCACTCAGGCTCACACCAAATAACGCTATGTCTTGAACAGTCATACCATCTTCAAGCTCCTCAGACAGGACTAGTTAAAATATCTGTGGTAACatatttcattctgtgttttcctttttttttttttttaagtaattgcttattttctgtgtaaacaATCTTGATAGCTACACATTTATTGTCAGCCTGTTTTAAAAGATAAACCTTAAAATGTCTAAGTCATCCAAGTCCTCCCTTCCAGAGAGTAAGTTGGCAGCAACCTCAAGCCCTTTATCAAAGCACATTCATTTTTACCCCCAGCAGTGGGGCTACTGTGAGCTGACATACCTTTTCACAGAACCAGCAATTAGCACTGTACAGGACCTTTCCAAAAGAAGGTGTCAGAAGCCCCTAAAATGGACCACCAAGTTACCACAGTTAGGGCAGACCAGTGTTTATAGCCAGCAGCTGCAAGGGAGCCACCAGGGAGGGAATTACCTAGCCTAAAGGGCAGAGACTCATTCACAGCTTGTTTCAGCTGAGGATGTATTTTTGTGCAAATCTACATGAGGCCAACTCTGGGCTTTGGCAAAGTAGTCAGATTTCTATAGCGTCAGATTTCTGGAAACACCTTTGCTGCAAGCACTGCCTTTTGCAGAGCCCTGGAAAGCCGCACAGGTCATTGCCACTTCTGCTGCTAAGAGTCTAACTTTACAGTGCGTCAGCTCTTGCTATACAGGCTTAGCAGCAACTTGGAGTAACCTTTGTACCCCTAACTCCAGGAGGTTGCTAAAGTAGCAAGTCTTGCTGTCCAGAAATTTCCACCTCGGTTCTGACTCTGCCTCTCACCAGGCAGGGCTGTTTGAACATTTCATTGTTGAGTTGGTGAAATTCAGTTTCTTCAGTAAAGTCTCGAGCTAGATTGAGTCCAGTAATATGCTGAATGCATCTCTAGATTTGTAGTGAGACAGGTCTTAACCATTCTTTTGCTagatctctgaaaaaaatcagtttctagaAAAAATAAGTgttgtaggggtttttttatgtttcctaacattttctatttgaaaaatcagaattttattATATCCCTTGCCTCATTCAGCTTGAACTTGAATGTTTCATTTCCTGaattaattcatttaaatatttggaaaCTATCCATTGAaacaaattgaaatattttgctcttaaagaattaaaatattaacttcAAATAGCCTTTATCTATTTTGCATTGCTTTAGGGGAGTAATAGTTTCAGATCCCATCTCTATACATTGTTTTCCCTGGAATTCCATCCTCTCAGTATGTAAAACTTCTCAAATTAATTTCCTCTGCATGGCGAGTAACAGGAGTCACATATTCACCATGCATAACTGGAGCTACGGACTGTCCAGGCCATCTAGCCCATAGGAAATAAAGATGGCTGGAAGTCAAATTCATTAAGTAATCAGAAAGATAAATTCTGTGATGGAAGGCAGTCAAATGAATTCGAATGACATGTTGCCCATATCAGAATTTCCTATTACTACTTTTGGACTTTCTCTTCTGTGGAAACCTCAACGGTTCaactttttaaaaccatttgaagccaaaaacaaatgctgaaatgtCAGCTTTCACATGAGATGGACATTTCAAATGATGCAAGCTGTATCAGTAATGTTTTTGTAGTGGTGTATACTGGAATACTAACTGCTCCATTAAATGTTTGTGTCTTAAATTCATGCACAATTATTCAGTggcaaagggaaaaatagaaaCTGGTAGTGTTCAAAATATTCTATGCAAATTCACGAGCAGAAAAATAGACAAGCATTAGCAATGCAGTCAGAGAAGCAAACTCAGCAGTGTAAATTTTGGCTGCATTTGTAGATATTTAACAAATAAAAGACTCATCCATTTCAATGGGTTGGAGTCTTCAATTTTGTTCTCCCGAGGGATTGGAACAGTCCTATACACAGTATTTGTAATTAAACATAAATTGTCATGAAAGATAATGAATTACATCATCAGCTACACATGCCGTTATTTTCAGAGCAGCCAACCATTCTTCAAGACTAAGTTAATTACAATCACTAGCAGCTTTTTGCATTCTGAAGTCGGTGGGAGTTTTGATGTTGACCAAGATGTGTTTTGATGTTGACTGCAATTGCCCATTCTCTGATCCTGAGGTCAGCTGGGACAGTCTGGCTGCACTCATAATTTTATCCTCTCTTAGTCTCAAAAACAGGTGAGAAGTGTCCAAACCCGTTTCAGGGAATGATCCTAGGCCCATGGTAACTCCTGAACTGTATGCAGGAATGGGGAAGGTGTTAATTGACTTAAGCTAAAAGTGTGGAAGGGACCATTCTCATGATTTAGCATTATAAACAAGAAGTTCCAGTGCTCTAGTCTGGACCTTGTCGCTGTTTAATTTACTGGTGTAAATGTACCCTAAAGGGCTGGGATTTCTTCCTTGTTCTTACTAATAGAATGGCAAGTTCAACTTTCAGAAAGATCAAACAGGTCTTTTGTCCAAGACAGTTACGCAACATGCACTGTGTAGGTATCCTTCTGATGGGATATTAAGAACCAAATATGTCTGCTTTGTGTAAATACACAGTATTCATTATTACTCTTCATGTGAGTAAAGTATATAGCCTTCAGTACACAATCAAATTATCTActccctctgctgctgggaagcaCTCTGTGCAACCTCTGCATTGCCTTCCCCTCAGAGAGGGTGCTGACACTTTGGGAtagaagacaatgaaaaattGCATTATTCTTAGCAAATATCCCTTTTGCATAGTGAAGAGTGGAACAGTAACAATTTACCAAAAACAAGAGGACAAAAGTACATCAGAAATTTTAACTTCTAGTATTAATAACAACAGGAACGCAGGAAATAAACATGCTGCTTAGTATAATATTACATTCAACACTGTAGGATCTTAAGGAAACATAATCCAGCGTGGCTTCCTGGATATGAGAGCAACAGGATTTTACAGTAAGAACTGCATAAGCATTCTGAAAATATACATTCTTTAGAATGATCTGCAATTAGCACTCAAAAATTCCAAGGCCCACCCAATGCTGGAAAGACTtctgcacacagaaaaaaaaaaaagcacaattgAAAGATGTCACCTATTGAGTAGTGATTTACTGGAAATACAGCTTAGTTCTTGACTTAGTACTGCATATTCACAACaaacaattaatttaatttcattttttaaataattacatgCCAAAAACTTGTAGCTGTTTTCTCTAGTAACTTTTTAATATCtccttttgaaagaaacagctgTCTCCCACGTTCAGTCTCTCACCTGCAAGTGACATTTTAATAAACCCATGGCtctcttttcagtattttattaaataagcaTGCGTTTAATGGGGAAGTGAGGGGAATTAATCCAGCTGTGTTAATTGGTTGACACCGAGTGTACCATGGCTAACCTGCACCTGGTTATATTTGCTTGTAGAGGACATATTCCCTTGCAAATCCTGTGGCATTTGGTATCGAAGTGAGCGGAACCTGCAGGCCCATCTCATGTATTACTGCAGTGGGAGGCAAAGAGAGGGGCCTCAGCTGTCAGAGGAGAACGAAGATAGTTCTCAGCAGATATCCAGTGTCTGCCCCTTTCCGCAGTGCACCAAAAGTTTTTCTAATGCAAGAGCTCTGGAAATGCACCTAAATTCTCACAGTGGTAAGTACCATGTATTTTCCTGTATCATCTTCTAGATTTAGTTATTTGAAGAATTATTCACTATAGACATTCAGTGGATCAATGACTCTCCAAATATATGCAAGCATTGGGTGTAGATACTACCAAAATGTCAACAGTTTCTGACCTGTGTTCTACGCCAAGCACCTCTCCCAGGTAACCAGTGTCATTTCTTTTATCTACTGATGCTCGTTTGAATGCTGTCTCTCTCTtaatgtatgtatacacacatacacacagcatttctttactgGTGAAGGTACACTCAGGAATCCAGACACAGTTagactgctgctgcttggtCTCTGAGAAATTCAATCAATTACTTCAGGATTCCATCCAACAAATGAGAGTCTGCTAGACTACAATCTCTACCTACCCTGTTTTGATGCTCATCGGAGAAATACACACCACCAGACAGCAAGTTCTTCTGAAATAAGATCTTGGGGTCCTAGAGTAGGCTTCTTAGGCAGGAGGATTTAAGGACCAGGCTCCAGAACTCTGTGTGCTTTTCCCAGGACACCTGTTTCATATAAACTTCTTGTTGCATAACAAtattcttttccctccttctaAATATAAAACGGGGATagtattttctttgtccttGTTGTTAAATTATAACACTAGATATACAGAAAGTGGGATTACAAAATTCCTGAGATTAAAAATTGAACTCAGCAGGAATCTTATCTCCCTCCCTGAAGGTCCTTTGAGTGTGCTGTTTGAATTTGTTTTGAGTTAGGGCTGGAAACACAAATTTTGAGTTTGCAGAACATTCTGTATTGGAGTTTTCAGTAGCAGAGAAAACCTACAAATAAGAAAGACCGCAGTGTCAGATTATGGCTGTGTTGGCTGTCTAGTGTACAGAGCTGTGTCTGGAAAGAGGCGAGGGCCCTGCAGGAGTTCCTGATCCTCCTGTTAAATGGATGGAGTCTAAAGGACACTACTGTGTGCTTTATTCAGAGAAGAAAGCCTTATTCGGCTGCAGTGTAAAAACTCCTGGAGGAGTGGGAATCTACTCTGCGGACTtggtgaaatgaaaaatgttcctCTGATACTTGGGCAGCAATTACAAATTTAGAAAGCATCATGTTGCCTTGGAGGAGTTTGGTACCTCCCAGAACAGGACTAGAAGAGTGCTGAGTGAGAAACTTCTGTATGTAGAGAACACAGACAACACTTAGCCATTCATTCAGAGGTCAGAtctttttgtgctttcagaTCTTAACTTTGAATATCAGGCTATTGccattttctgtctcttgcCTAGCAAATATTTCACTGTTCAGTGAACCAGTGAACAGTAGGAACAGCTTCAACAAGAGCAGGCGAGTGCAGCCCAGCATGTCTTACAGCCTAGTAATTAAAACCAGGTACTCTTGGAAGATAATAAATTCATTTCTCCCCAAGCAGAGGAAAATTCTGAAATCTTAGCCATTGTGTAAAAGGGTTGCTTCAGCTCTTTGCATTTAGTGACATACCGTTGGCTTAGGTGTTGAGAGGGTTTTCAGCCATGAGCTGTGAGTGACCATGTCTTCTTGCAATCTAGAGATAAGCATCTGTATTCCTTGAAAGACATAGGTCTGAGATCCTCCTGAATTTCCAGTAAGAACCTTTAGGTATTTCTCAGATCAGCAGCTAAAAGTCAggccttccctttctttttagtCATAAACCAGTCAGTTCAATCATTCTTGCTCTCTTTCAGATCCTGtccatctttatttttctatacaGAGTCTCACAAGTTGTAACAGCTTCTGCAGTAGGAATGAAACATTCCTCTTCCAAATGCCCTGTAAGCTAGTGCTCTGTTTGCTTCAGCTTCTGTTACCGTTCCTGCTGGGGGCTGTAACAGACCCACATCACTGGAGCGTGGAGGCCCGACTGAAATGCACAGTCCATAGAGACACTCCACTTTGACTGTATCCCATGATGTGGAATCGTATGAAACACCGTCTCATGGCAGTGGAGGAGCTAAAGCTTCATATGGCCTCCTAGTGAAAAAGTGCCTGACAGGGAACAAGCACTGATTAAAGTGCTGTGTATCTCCTCGGCTCCCTTCTGGCCTCTGAGGCCAAGAGAAGTTCAAATTCAAATGTCACTCACAACTGTGGGAGTCACTGATGCGAGAGGAGAAGTGAGGACCTCCAGGTACAATCGAATTACTTCCCACAGGTTGAGCCACAATATTCTTACAGCTTTATATTGTCCAACTACCATGAACCTAGTTTACTTGACCAAGGTATGgtgtatgtctgtgtgtgtgtagacAGAACAAATGCCCATTTTAGATTCTGAATATCATCCCTaccaatattttttcattttttattgtctaACAGGTAATCAGAATCTGTGTTGTTGCAGTAGAAAAATTTGGTcttatctatttttaaagcattttcagtttcaaaatactgtgaaacgtgggggttttgtttcagCAGTGATTGTAAGATGGCTTTGAATGTACTGTTCTTGATAGGGCAAGCTGTAGTGATTTCATGAGGAAAAGGTGTTGTATTACAGCAGTAGTTGCCTACGGCCATTATATGTGGAAGATAAAATGTTGGTGAAGCCGTGTCTTACCCCTCCTCGTCTCTTCACAATGCACACAACTCATCAGTCCTTTTCGACGAGGATAGATCTGCCTCCTGTTCCCAGACTACAGCCAACTCATGCAGGCAAAGAGCTGAGCATCAATAATGCTCAAAATGCTACTTCTGCTCTGTCTGTGCCTTTCAGGCACGGAGAGCTGTACCTCAAGCCATATCATAACCTTGAGCCTCTTGTCCTTGATGAGCTTTCTGTGCATTCAAAATTTCCAGTGATTGTGTACGGGGAACATTATGTCTCCTTTAGTTAAAACTGTAATTTCTAAGACCTTTTCATTTAGGGTAAGTCCAGactatttttatcctttctcttgttctttctttcccttcatctCTGCTGAATGCATGCAGATACTAAGGCTCTCCGAAGCAGAGCAGAAGTCTGGGAATATCCTCTAGCAGttcaaggaaagaaattctgaCCCAATTCAAGTATTTTCAGGGTGACTAATACCATCccatcagaagaaaattagttGTTGTCACTGTGTTTGTACCTTCTGTGCAACTGATCTTCCAGTATACTTCATGAAGGGCAAAATGGtcactttattttgtattttacttgtcttttctgtaggagtgaaaatggaagaatttcTCCCGCCCGGTGCTAGTCTGAAATGCACAGTTTGTACTTACACTGCAGACTCAGTGATTAACTTTCATCAGCACCTGTTCTCGCATCTTACTCAAGCTGCCTTTAGATGCAATCACTGCCATTTTGGCTTCCAAACTCAGAGGGAGCTACTGCAGCACCAAGAGTTACATGTCTCTGGCAACAAAATTCAGAGAGAAAGTGACATTGAACACTCTCCAAGTGGAAACGAAGAAGGTTTACAGCCAGCAACGGACCTGTTGAGCAGAAATGATGTTCCCCAGAGCCAAAAGACCATGCAGACTAAAGATGCAAGTTCTGATACAGAGCTtgataaatgtgaaaaaaaggcTCCACTTTTCCTTCCAAACCAGAGGCCAGAAACCCAGCCTGCAACAAATAAGCAGAGTTTTTCAtacactaaaataaaatctgaaccATCCAGTCCAAGACTTGCTTCATCACCAGTTCAGCCTAATATTGGTCCTTCTTTCCCAATGGgaccttttctttcccagtttgCTTTTCCCCAAGACATCACTGTGGTTCCTCAGGCTTCAGAGATATTAGCCAAAATGTCTGAACTGGTCCATCGAAGACTGAGGCATGGAAGTAGCAATTATCCTCCTGTAATTTACAGTCCTTTGATGCCCAAAGGGGCTACATGTTTTGAGTGTAACATAACATTCAATAATTTGGACAACTACTTGGTACACAAAAAGCATTACTGCAGCAGCCGATGGCAGCAGATGGCAAAGTCACCAGATTTTTCCAGTGTTCCAGAAAAAATGCCAGAAGCTGTAAGTCCCAGTAACGGTCAAAGCTCAATAAACATCCTGAATGCAGCTCCTCACACATCAGATCCAGAGAATCAGCTTCTGCAGACATCTTGCATAAACTCTTCCAATGTTTTAGATTTGATCGGGCCAAACAATAAAAGTCATGAAAAAGACTTTACAGCACAATCTAAGAAGTTGTCAGCTGCAAGCAGTGGCGATGAGAAGATAAACGGAAAACCTTCTGATGTGAAGAATCCCAATGCTCCTTTAGTAGAAGGGGAGAGTGACCCTAACAAGACCACATGTGAAGCTTGTAATATTACTTTCAGCAGACATGAAACGTACATGGTCCACAAGCAGTATTACTGTGCCACTCGCCATGATCCCCCACTGAAGAGGTCCGCTTCCAACAAAGTGCCTGCCATGCAGAGAACAATGCGTACCCGGAAGCGAAGGAAGATGTATGAGATGTGCCTACCAGAGCAAGAGCAGAGGCCACCGCTAGTTCAACAGCGATTTCTAGAAGTGGCTAATCTTGGCAATCCTTGTACATCTACTCAAGAGTCAACAGAGGGCCTTGGAGAATGTTACCATCCACGATGTGATATCTTTCCAGGAATAGTCTCAAAGCATCTGGAAACATCACTCTCTATTAACAAGTGCGTTCCAGTTTCAAAGTGTGATACTCCCCACTCCACTGTGTCTTGCTTGGAGATGGATGTGCCAATAGATCTCAGTAAAAAATGCTTACCCCCGTCAGAGAGGACATCCACTTCTCCCAAAAGGCTGCTGGACTACCATGAGTGCACAGTATGCAAGATCAGTTTTAACAAGGTAGAGAACTACCTGGCTCACAAGCAGAATTTTTGCCCTGTCACTGCCCATCAGCGTAACGACCTGGGACAACTTGACAATAAGGTGTTTCAAAACccagaaagtgaaagaaacagCCCAGATGTCAGTTACGAAAGAAGCATAATCAAATGTGAGAAAAATGGAAACTCAAAACAGTCCTCTCCTAATGGAAACTTATTTTCCACACACTTAGCAACACTTCAAGGACTAAAAGTCTTTAGTGAAGCAGCCCAGCTTATTgctacaaaagaagaaaacaaacatttgtttcttcCACAATGCCTTTACCCTGGAGCAATAAAGAAAGCTAAAGGAGCAGATCAGCTGTCTCCATATTATGGAATAAAGCCAAGTGATTACATTTCTGGTTCTCTTGTCATTCATAATACTGATTTAGATCaaagcacaaatacagaaagTGAATCTCCTAAAGGCCAGGCGCCTTCAAATGGATGTGCTGTGCAGAAGAAAGAGTCTCTTCCGCTATTGCCGAAAAACCGAGGCATGGTAATAGTTAATGGGGGACTAAAACAGGAGGAAAGACCTGCCACAAACCCACAGCAAGAGAACATTTCCCAGAATCCTCCACATGAAGATGGGCACAAGTCTCCTTCTTGGATCTCTGAGAATCCCTTAACTGCCAATGAAAATGTCTCTCCAGCAATTCCTACAGCAGAGGAACAGTTGTCTAGTATAGCTAAAGGCGTGAATGGTTCTACCCAGGCCCCAACCAGTGGAAAGTATTGCCGACTGTGTGACATCCAGTTCAACAATCTTTCAAACTTTATAACTCATAAGAAGTTTTATTGCTCGTCACATGCAGCAGAACATGTCAAATGAAACAATCGGTCACCTTTGGTACCTGTGTTTAGCATATTGTTCCATACAGTCTAAAGAAAGCTGTTTGAATTACATCTGGACAATCAGGAGATTTCACTATTGCTGAGTTGAAGACTTAAAGGTGTAATTTCATTACAGTCCATTAGTAAAGTGTATTATTGGtgccattttcaaaaatattaatttattttaccaGCAGTATTCATAGCTGtagttatgttattttttatttaaaaactttataTTAAAGTCATTTGTAATGTTATTGTATAGTTATTGTGTAGCACATATGGTTTGCACTGTATAgtagattttaaagaaaatagtcgcaaacaatacagaaaagcattttagaaataGCTTCAAAAGCACTTGTgtatcctgattttttttcttatatgctGTTGCAGATATATGTATATGCTAAAATATAACTTGCAAAGAAGTTTCAACTATGCTGTAAAGTTCGCcttaaaatttcaattttttgaaCAATTGGGCTCAGTTTGCACTTTATATTTTAGCAGATACAGTACCTTAGTCATTAGGCTTTGCATTTGTATGTAGCAGTATGTTTCTGTCCACTTTCTTAATCTGAAACGTACGTTAAATGAAgatggcaatttttttc encodes the following:
- the ZFPM2 gene encoding zinc finger protein ZFPM2 isoform X1, with the protein product MSRRKQSKPRQIKRPLEDAIEDEEEECLSEENDTISKEDFPLEESFSAEFEPENLSCEEVEYFCNKGNEEGIQEAAESDGDARSEKPGQLAVETEDWDGPGELEVVQKDGERKIQSRQQLPVGTTWGPFAGKMDLNNNTLKTKASVPMALTAGPKWLLDVTWQGVEDNKNNCIVYSKGGQLWCTTTKAISEGEELIAFVVDFDSRLQAASQMTLTEGMYPARLLDSIQLLPQQAAMASILPTAIVNKDIFPCKSCGIWYRSERNLQAHLMYYCSGRQREGPQLSEENEDSSQQISSVCPFPQCTKSFSNARALEMHLNSHSGVKMEEFLPPGASLKCTVCTYTADSVINFHQHLFSHLTQAAFRCNHCHFGFQTQRELLQHQELHVSGNKIQRESDIEHSPSGNEEGLQPATDLLSRNDVPQSQKTMQTKDASSDTELDKCEKKAPLFLPNQRPETQPATNKQSFSYTKIKSEPSSPRLASSPVQPNIGPSFPMGPFLSQFAFPQDITVVPQASEILAKMSELVHRRLRHGSSNYPPVIYSPLMPKGATCFECNITFNNLDNYLVHKKHYCSSRWQQMAKSPDFSSVPEKMPEAVSPSNGQSSINILNAAPHTSDPENQLLQTSCINSSNVLDLIGPNNKSHEKDFTAQSKKLSAASSGDEKINGKPSDVKNPNAPLVEGESDPNKTTCEACNITFSRHETYMVHKQYYCATRHDPPLKRSASNKVPAMQRTMRTRKRRKMYEMCLPEQEQRPPLVQQRFLEVANLGNPCTSTQESTEGLGECYHPRCDIFPGIVSKHLETSLSINKCVPVSKCDTPHSTVSCLEMDVPIDLSKKCLPPSERTSTSPKRLLDYHECTVCKISFNKVENYLAHKQNFCPVTAHQRNDLGQLDNKVFQNPESERNSPDVSYERSIIKCEKNGNSKQSSPNGNLFSTHLATLQGLKVFSEAAQLIATKEENKHLFLPQCLYPGAIKKAKGADQLSPYYGIKPSDYISGSLVIHNTDLDQSTNTESESPKGQAPSNGCAVQKKESLPLLPKNRGMVIVNGGLKQEERPATNPQQENISQNPPHEDGHKSPSWISENPLTANENVSPAIPTAEEQLSSIAKGVNGSTQAPTSGKYCRLCDIQFNNLSNFITHKKFYCSSHAAEHVK
- the ZFPM2 gene encoding zinc finger protein ZFPM2 isoform X2 — its product is MSRRKQSKPRQIKRPLEDAIEDEEEECLSEENDTISKEDFPLEESFSAEFEPENLSCEEVEYFCNKGNEEGIQEAAESDGDARSEKPGQLAVETEDWDGPGELEVVQKDGERKIQSRQQLPVGTTWGPFAGKMDLNNNTLTKASVPMALTAGPKWLLDVTWQGVEDNKNNCIVYSKGGQLWCTTTKAISEGEELIAFVVDFDSRLQAASQMTLTEGMYPARLLDSIQLLPQQAAMASILPTAIVNKDIFPCKSCGIWYRSERNLQAHLMYYCSGRQREGPQLSEENEDSSQQISSVCPFPQCTKSFSNARALEMHLNSHSGVKMEEFLPPGASLKCTVCTYTADSVINFHQHLFSHLTQAAFRCNHCHFGFQTQRELLQHQELHVSGNKIQRESDIEHSPSGNEEGLQPATDLLSRNDVPQSQKTMQTKDASSDTELDKCEKKAPLFLPNQRPETQPATNKQSFSYTKIKSEPSSPRLASSPVQPNIGPSFPMGPFLSQFAFPQDITVVPQASEILAKMSELVHRRLRHGSSNYPPVIYSPLMPKGATCFECNITFNNLDNYLVHKKHYCSSRWQQMAKSPDFSSVPEKMPEAVSPSNGQSSINILNAAPHTSDPENQLLQTSCINSSNVLDLIGPNNKSHEKDFTAQSKKLSAASSGDEKINGKPSDVKNPNAPLVEGESDPNKTTCEACNITFSRHETYMVHKQYYCATRHDPPLKRSASNKVPAMQRTMRTRKRRKMYEMCLPEQEQRPPLVQQRFLEVANLGNPCTSTQESTEGLGECYHPRCDIFPGIVSKHLETSLSINKCVPVSKCDTPHSTVSCLEMDVPIDLSKKCLPPSERTSTSPKRLLDYHECTVCKISFNKVENYLAHKQNFCPVTAHQRNDLGQLDNKVFQNPESERNSPDVSYERSIIKCEKNGNSKQSSPNGNLFSTHLATLQGLKVFSEAAQLIATKEENKHLFLPQCLYPGAIKKAKGADQLSPYYGIKPSDYISGSLVIHNTDLDQSTNTESESPKGQAPSNGCAVQKKESLPLLPKNRGMVIVNGGLKQEERPATNPQQENISQNPPHEDGHKSPSWISENPLTANENVSPAIPTAEEQLSSIAKGVNGSTQAPTSGKYCRLCDIQFNNLSNFITHKKFYCSSHAAEHVK
- the ZFPM2 gene encoding zinc finger protein ZFPM2 isoform X3, with the translated sequence MSRRKQSKPRQIKRNEEGIQEAAESDGDARSEKPGQLAVETEDWDGPGELEVVQKDGERKIQSRQQLPVGTTWGPFAGKMDLNNNTLKTKASVPMALTAGPKWLLDVTWQGVEDNKNNCIVYSKGGQLWCTTTKAISEGEELIAFVVDFDSRLQAASQMTLTEGMYPARLLDSIQLLPQQAAMASILPTAIVNKDIFPCKSCGIWYRSERNLQAHLMYYCSGRQREGPQLSEENEDSSQQISSVCPFPQCTKSFSNARALEMHLNSHSGVKMEEFLPPGASLKCTVCTYTADSVINFHQHLFSHLTQAAFRCNHCHFGFQTQRELLQHQELHVSGNKIQRESDIEHSPSGNEEGLQPATDLLSRNDVPQSQKTMQTKDASSDTELDKCEKKAPLFLPNQRPETQPATNKQSFSYTKIKSEPSSPRLASSPVQPNIGPSFPMGPFLSQFAFPQDITVVPQASEILAKMSELVHRRLRHGSSNYPPVIYSPLMPKGATCFECNITFNNLDNYLVHKKHYCSSRWQQMAKSPDFSSVPEKMPEAVSPSNGQSSINILNAAPHTSDPENQLLQTSCINSSNVLDLIGPNNKSHEKDFTAQSKKLSAASSGDEKINGKPSDVKNPNAPLVEGESDPNKTTCEACNITFSRHETYMVHKQYYCATRHDPPLKRSASNKVPAMQRTMRTRKRRKMYEMCLPEQEQRPPLVQQRFLEVANLGNPCTSTQESTEGLGECYHPRCDIFPGIVSKHLETSLSINKCVPVSKCDTPHSTVSCLEMDVPIDLSKKCLPPSERTSTSPKRLLDYHECTVCKISFNKVENYLAHKQNFCPVTAHQRNDLGQLDNKVFQNPESERNSPDVSYERSIIKCEKNGNSKQSSPNGNLFSTHLATLQGLKVFSEAAQLIATKEENKHLFLPQCLYPGAIKKAKGADQLSPYYGIKPSDYISGSLVIHNTDLDQSTNTESESPKGQAPSNGCAVQKKESLPLLPKNRGMVIVNGGLKQEERPATNPQQENISQNPPHEDGHKSPSWISENPLTANENVSPAIPTAEEQLSSIAKGVNGSTQAPTSGKYCRLCDIQFNNLSNFITHKKFYCSSHAAEHVK